From the genome of Papaver somniferum cultivar HN1 chromosome 2, ASM357369v1, whole genome shotgun sequence, one region includes:
- the LOC113352823 gene encoding benzyl alcohol O-benzoyltransferase-like yields the protein MAFSSLVFTVQRREPELIVPAKPTPNEFKYLSDIDDRKGLRFHVPTIIFYRKKDFCKASTCKPYDIVGVMKKALGDTLVFYYPFAGRLRDVPGGKLIVECTGQGVLFVEADADVSLEQLGGDFLKPPFPCLEQLLYTPSNSGDIFSCPLLFVQVTRLTCGGFIFGLKHNHTICDAQGLQQFVKALAEIARGEVSPSILSILLNAQVPPHIMFAHREYDVISNYKEKLSSLDDMVHHSFFFSAKELTALRKQVPPHLQVCTTFELLTAWLWRCRTIAVGYDPKEEVRVVIAVSTRGKFHSTLPTRFYRNTVAYPVAVSPTEKLIQNPLSFALELVLKAKNEEYIRATSDLISVKGRPIISMVQTYFVSNMRRMQNADEVDFGCGEVVYAEPAIRVHPTLNYWMSSPFYPIRITWETKVV from the exons ATGGCTTTCTCGTCTCTTGTGTTCACTGTACAAAGACGAGAACCTGAACTAATCGTTCCAGCTAAACCCACACCTAATGAATTCAAATACTTGTCTGACATTGATGATCGGAAAGGTCTTCGTTTTCATGTCCCCACAATTATTTTTTATCGCAAAAAAGACTTTTGTAAGGCTAGTACTTGCAAGCCATATGATATAGTGGGTGTCATGAAGAAGGCATTAGGGGATACACTTGTTTTTTACTACCCATTTGCTGGTAGGCTTAGAGATGTTCCCGGAGGTAAGCTAATTGTTGAATGCACTGGTCAAGGTGTATTGTTTGTTGAGGCTGATGCGGATGTTAGTCTCGAACAATTGGGTGGTGATTTCCTAAAACCTCCATTTCCTTGTTTGGAACAACTTCTTTACACCCCATCTAATTCTGGAGATATTTTTAGTTGCCCTTTGTTGTTTGTACAG GTGACTCGTCTTACGTGTGGAGGGTTCATCTTTGGCCTTAAACATAACCATACTATTTGTGACGCTCAAGGCTTACAACAGTTCGTGAAAGCTCTAGCTGAAATTGCTCGAGGCGAAGTCTCTCCATCTATTCTCTCCATCTTACTCAATGCTCAAGTCCCACCACACATCATGTTTGCACATCGAGAATATGATGTTATATCAAATTATAAAGAAAAACTTTCATCCCTTGATGACATGGTTCATCATTCCTTCTTTTTTAGCGCTAAAGAATTGACAGCTCTAAGGAAACAAGTACCTCCTCATCTCCAAGTATGCACCACCTTTGAGTTGCTCACTGCTTGGTTATGGAGATGTCGAACAATTGCAGTTGGGTACGATCCCAAGGAAGAAGTCCGTGTGGTTATTGCCGTTAGTACACGTGGGAAATTTCACTCCACATTACCAACAAGATTCTATAGGAACACAGTTGCATATCCTGTGGCGGTGTCGCCAACTGAGAAGTTGATTCAAAATCCTTTGAGTTTTGCATTGGAGTTGGTGCTGAAAGCGAAAAATGAAGAGTACATTAGAGCAACATCGGATCTAATATCAGTAAAAGGGCGACCTATCATTTCTATGGTGCAGACCTATTTTGTTTCTAATATGAGACGCATGCAGAATGCTGATGAGGTTGATTTTGGGTGCGGAGAAGTAGTGTACGCCGAGCCAGCAATACGCGTTCATCCGACTTTGAATTATTGGATGTCAAGCCCTTTTTATCCTATACGGATAACATGGGAGACAAAGGTTGTTTAG
- the LOC113350465 gene encoding serine/threonine-protein kinase tricorner-like translates to MEGLKEEENGAATDDEQNLESESEEESMEEDEEEEEVLGSSSTMEKVAAAKQYIENHYKNQMKNIQERKERRWVLERKLASSDVPREEKINLIKDLERTETEFMRLKRHKICVDDFELLTIIGRGAFGEVRLCREKSSGNIYAMKKLKKSEMVRRGQVEHVRAERNLLAEVASHCIVKLYYSFQDSEYLYLVMEYLPGGDVMTLLIRADTLTEDVAKFYIAQSVLAIESIHKHNYIHRDIKPDNLLLDKNGHMKLSDFGLCKPLDCSTLSAFREDEPMDGENVRESMDIDGRLPDKANGSMWKSPLEQLQHWQMNRRKLAFSTVGTPDYIAPEVLLKKGYGMECDWWSLGAIMYEMLVGYPPFYSDDPITTCKKIVHWRTHLKFPEEPRLTLEAKDLICRLLCDVDHRLGTAGADQIKAHPWFQDVVWDRLYEMEAAFKPMVNGELDTQNFLKFDELDPPPARTGSGQSRKVLTSKDLSFVGYTFKNFDAIKGLRELKRSNTPTRLPTIEAIFGYSAMDYTTKSNEETERHMLESSGESMSP, encoded by the exons ATGGAGGGGTTGAAGGAAGAGGAGAACGGAGCTGCTACTGATGATGAACAAAACCTAgaatcagaatcagaagaagaatccatggaagaagatgaagaagaagaagaagtattagGGTCAAGCTCAACTATGGAGAAAGTAGCTGCAGCCAAGCAGTATATTGAGAATCATTACAAAAACCAGATGAAAAACATTCAGGAACGAAAAGAAAG ACGATGGGTGTTAGAAAGGAAGTTAGCTTCTTCAGATGTCCCTCGAGAAGAAAAAATTAATCTGATCAAGGATTTAGAGCGGACGGAGACTGAGTTTATGCGTCTAAAGAGACATAAGATATGCGTAGACGACTTTGAGCTTTTGACAATCATCGGGCGAGGAGCTTTTGGGGAG GTTAGGCTATGCCGAGAGAAGTCAAGTGGCAATATTTATGCTATGAAGAAACTAAAGAAGTCAGAAATGGTTCGAAGGGGTCAG GTTGAACATGTTAGAGCTGAAAGGAACTTGCTCGCAGAAGTTGCCAGCCACTGCATTGTCAAGCTCTACTATTCGTTTCAAGATTCTGAGTACTTGTATCTGGTCATGGAATATTTGCCTGGTGGTGATGTGATGACCCTGCTCATCAGAGCAGACACCTTAACTGAAGATGTGGCTAAATTTTACATCGCCCAAAGTGTTCTTGCAATAGAATCCATTCATAAACATAACTACATTCATAG AGACATTAAACCTGATAATCTTCTGTTAGACAAGAATGGTCACATGAAGCTGTCTGATTTTGGTCTCTGCAAACCTCTCGACTGTTCAACATTATCCGCTTTCAGAGAAGATGAACCCATGGATGGTGAAAATGTGAGGGAATCAATGGACATTGATGGACGCTTGCCAGATAAAGCCAATGGAAGCATGTGGAAAAGTCCTCTTGAGCAACTTCAACATTGGCAGATGAACAGGAGAAAGCTG GCATTTTCTACTGTTGGCACACCAGACTATATTGCTCCAGAAGTACTTCTCAAGAAAGGTTATGGCATGGAGTGTGACTG GTGGTCCTTAGGTGCCATAATGTATGAGATGCTTGTTGGTTATCCCCCATTTTATTCCGACGATCCAATCACTACATGCAAAAAG ATTGTGCACTGGAGGACCCACTTAAAATTTCCGGAGGAACCCAGGTTGACACTTGAAGCCAAGGATCTTATCTGTAGGTTACTATGTGATGTTGACCATAGGTTAGGTACAGCAGGGGCAGATCAAATAAAA GCTCATCCCTGGTTTCAAGATGTTGTGTGGGACAGACTTTATGAAATGGAGGCAGCATttaaaccaatggttaatggggAGCTAGATACTCAAAACTTTTTGAAGTTCGATGAA TTGGATCCTCCTCCAGCAAGAACTGGTTCAGGACAGTCGAGGAAG GTGCTAACTTCCAAAGACTTGAGTTTTGTTGGCTATACATTCAAGAATTTCGATGCTATCAAAGGGCTGCGTG AGCTTAAGAGGAGTAATACACCAACAAGACTACCAACTATAGAAGCCATCTTTG GTTATTCAGCAATGGACTACACTACAAAATCGAATGAAGAAACCGAGAGGCACATGCTTGAATCATCGGGCGAGTCCATGTCTCCATAA